GGAAACACTGCCCTATTAAGAGGGGCCATCTCGATAAGCTCATTGTGGATGTTGCCTCAGCCATACATACACATCCTAACACCATATTGATCCATCACACTTTTCAGAGAAGGTTATTTTTGGAGAAATCGACGTTTGAAAATAGTCTAGCGAGTTCCAGCGCAGGTTCAGATGGAACCGGCTTTACCGCCGGAAATTTTCGGTCTGCCGGTTTCATTCCAGTTTCGTCAGAAAGCGGTACAGGAAGCAGTTCTGGCAATTCCGGGACCGTTCCGGTGGGCTGGTCCGAAATCGGCACACGGTTCGGCTGACCGGTCTAGTCGGCGAAAATTCCGGCAGTGCCGGTTTGGCTCACATGACTTTTTTCCAAATGGCTCTTTTTCTCCTTGGGTTATATATACCCCTTCTTCCAGCTTGAGAGGGTTAGGTCAACCATATCCTTGTGCTCCCTCTCTCACACCATTGTTGAAACACCAAAAAGCTTGTATCTCTCTTTCTACCCACCCAAAACCAAATCCCTTTGGTAGAAATGAAGAGGATGTCCCGATCTACGTTTCCACCAAGCCAAATCTTATTCCACCTTGATTTCATCGAgcaagcttgttactcttgggtttgtGAAAACCCTAGGCGGCTAGGGTTGCTcggaagcatccgggttgtggatttgCTCCAAGAAGAAGTTTGTAAGGGTTTGGAGACTACCTTTCAAGTCTACCACGAGTGAGCGAGCTATTCCTCCGTGGGATAGGCTCtgtagaagaaggtgagcctttgtGGCGTTTGGGAAGTCCTTCGTGGGACACCCCCCCCCAAACGTGACATACCTTCCTcttaaggaagggaacacgggaatacatctccGTCTCCGCGCGCCACGGTTATTTCTAACTGATCTCTttacttgtgttatttacttgcctgatagccttcgtgcttgagtatCTTGTTTcaacatataggttgcttcacctactttgcataggctcactttctattccgcaaagcctaaactTGCAAAAGAAATCAAAGAAAATTTGtagaacctattcacccccctctaggttaccatctctatccttttatttggaaGATAGCAACATAGCCCATCAAGGTAGGGTAAAACCAAATGATGAAAGCTCTTAATAGTACGTCCAACTATCCTACAAACCCGGTCTCCTAACACTACCAAGAGACCAGTAAGAGAGAAAGCCTATCAAGAGCAAATCTTCACCTTGCACATTTCACTCGAGTTTGATGATGACGATCTGGACCGCTTCAAGATGGAACATCCTTATTGATTTTACTTGCTcgatgaagtcttgtggattgctcccccataatccactatGGGAGAGATTTTTATTTGGCATATCTTCATGTATCCATGACAACCATATGGATGACAAAATCCCTTCATTCCACTTCTTCAATGCACGcctccgtcttcatccatcttcattGCACGCCACCATCTTTATTCATCTTCTTCATTGCACGCCACCATCTTCATTCATCATATTGTTGATGCCTTTGAAGATGTGCATGAGAACTCGCTCCTTCTTCTGCTTCAAGACATAATTGTCACTTGAACATCTtcatttgcttcttcttgcatttTGAAACCAACATATGGTTTAAGTATATCAATGAAGAAAACCTATAAGAAAAACTCAATGCAACATTAGTCAATAGAGATTATCATCAATTATCAAAATCACACATGGATGCTCCATATTCTTTCAATATGTAATATAACACTGCAGGTGGGTAAGATTCAAAGATATAGGGCCCCTAAAGCATCTCAagtcattttggtgacatggaatgacaataattgaagaaagagagtgatatggtaactagctatgttaccataagagCATCAAAAGCCGCGTCCCACAAAGCGTCCCACAAACGGCgctggatcgagcgtttgggggacgtgtttcgttcgtgtcgtgtttgggggacgtcgctccccagccgcgtagcCCAAACAAAATTTCATATATTTAAAACTTAAGCTAATTCATTCAAACTTgttatatattacatagattcgaacgaaattcaatgaaatttaaactaaacctaatctagtagTACTTGCGGCGGCCGCAGGCGTCGTAGTACCGGTGGAAGTtatacatgtcgtcggtgacgacctcctgcttgccaTGCTCGTCGGGctggtcgacgggctcgtccttcaccgcacCGCTTGGTCCAGCCTCGCTGTCGTCGATGATGTCCACGAGCGGTTTCCCTGTATCGCGGATAGACGTGGCGATCGCCGCGTTGAGGTCACCCTCCAGGCCTCCTTGTCATTCAACGACGCCAAGAACGCTGctcgcagccctgggcagtccttgGGGTCATCGCTGCTCGTGATGAGACGTTGCTGccactcgtactccgccagcagcgccgccttccCGGCTGCCTcgtcgtcctgctcctccttcacctccggcttcgggatgaggagggtgcCGCTGCCGCGCCTTTGCTGCTTCCTGCTGCCATTGCCGCCATGCCTCGGAATGAATGGTGGCATCGCGAACTCCGGCCCCTCCTCCTTCAACTCGCGCTTGGGGACGATGTAGGGCGCGGCGCGATGCGACGAGGACGGCGCCGATCGCGTCGGTCCTGATGAGGAAGAGTTGGAGGAAGACGAGTACGTCCTCCTCGGTTGCCAGCACGCTGCAGGCGGAGATGGTGGCAGCGACGATGGTATCTCCAACCTTGGAGGGCCGTTGTGGATGTCGTCGACGATGTTCtccagggtgcgccccggaacgccccagaagagGACGCgtccgtccttgttccagctacTCCGTCGGCCGACGAGGACGGTGGTGCTATTCATCTCCATGACGTACTGCGCTTGGAAGTAGGCGACCCACCAGGCGTTGTTGCCGGTGGCCGCCCAGGTCGGACCGGCCTGCTCGTCGGCGGTGAGGGCAGACCGTCGGGCCCTGATGGAGTCCCTCCAGCGATCCGTGCCTCGCGACAGCGGCGGCGGGACACCTATGTCGTTGATGGTCATCCTCCACCTGCCGCTGCTTGGCAggtgcatgtccggcgggacgggatatcccgcgtggtacagcgcccacgtcTCTGCCACGGTGAGGCtgtcgcggccgaagccgttcgccgcaacgatcttgcgggaggacgacgaCACTGGGTAGAggttggagcggcgaggagaagatttgGGAGCGGCGAGAGATTGGGATGAACAAGAACCGCATGGACGCTCTTAATGTACAGCAGCGGCAGCGGGTCATTGGACACAATAAATGTCGGCGTGGCCggtcacgcggccatgcacgacgagacgcgtccctgtgtTGCCTGGGAAATCTGGAACgctattaacgtcgcttgaccaaaagtATGCGATAaggttttaggcttccgagccgTTGATGAGTCGGGCCCGCAtctcttcgcctcgcttttcattGTGTCTGGCGTGCTCgaagcgtcccctgtgtagcggggatggGCTCGGGCCGCGCTGGACAAAAAGAGTCTTgggggcacgcggctgggaactttttttgtctggcgcgccccaaatccctttggggagtGGGGATGCGGCTGAAGATGTTCTAACATCACACATTGTAATGCAAAATAAGTCTACAACGTAATAAATTACACAATGCATGAAACCACATCTAAGTTACTACCTCTATTAACAtaacatatgttactagtctaagttatttCCCACCATACCTGGCCATGAGAAGCCCAGCCCAGCCCGAATTCCTGGAATTGGGCCCAAGCATGCCTGTGGGCCGGGCATGGGCCACAGATTTAGGCCCGATGGTCGGGCTGAGTATAGCCTAAGCTCGAGAAATGCGTTAAATAAGGAAGAGGCCCGGCCAGAGGCTCGATGGGTATTTCATGTGATGGACTGGGTTTGGGTCAAAATTTCAGGCCCGATAGTCGGGCCAGGCCGGGCCTAGGCTTGGGTTTTTTTTACGTCAGGCTTTGTTAGGATTAAATTTGGGCGTGCAAGTGTGTGACAATTGATCGGCGCAGGGGCCACAGGTCACATTTTCTTCCGTGCCCTTTGAAATGTGTACCTCCAGGGCACACTGTAGAGTGTGGCACTACTAGGTGCCACGTTGAGCTTGTTATTTTGTCAGGACCTGTCACTCTTCACTTGTCCTTGAGATCAGCATTCGCAGTTTCGCACGAAAACAAAACAATGAGAGAGTGACTCCGCTCCCACTCCCACTGCGAGCGTGACAAACGTCCACTGTTTTCCATACCGTTTTTCGGATCCACAACCCGTTTGTCACATCTATCCGTTTGAAATTCGCAACCTTGGCCGCAGGAAATTCTCAACAAAACAACAACAAATGTATTTGCGCAAGAATCAATGCTGAGGCAGGAAACAACGGGATTCCTCCACCAATCAATTGATTAATCCATTAATTAATCGAAATTACAGGGACggagacacaaggatgaactggatgATGATGGCGCCACTGGAGTGGAGAAGGTGCGAGAACAGGAGCAAGCTAAGCACACAAACACAGAACAGATTTACAGCAcgaacacacacacacatgcagACGCAGCACCATGAACCGTCTGAAACGAACAGATTATACCACCAGAGCACAGAACAGGATCGCCATCACCTGCCAAGAACAAGCATGGTTAGTTAGTTCGTCCGCAACCTCAAGCAGTTGTAACAAGAAAAAACCACTTTTTTTTTCAGGAAGACAGATGGagcaaaaacagaaaaagaagagCTATTTTGTTGGATTTGCAAACCATTTtcttgcttttttttttcttggttaAAGGTGGGATTTTTCTTCTCTTCTGTTAATACCACAAACACAAAGGCCTAACCCGAGCAGAGATGTTCATGCATGTCCCCAGGCACAGCTGGTCCAGTAACCAAAATCATGGGGAAAGTTCCAAGTTCCTGAAAGTGCATGCATACCGTGTGGATGGAGGGCAGGGAGGGGGAGCCCTCTACCTGGTGATGACCCAGACGGCGTAGATGATGCCGGGGAGGTAGCCGAAGAAGGTGAGCAGCAAGCAGATCCAGAACTCGATCTGCAAACGCAGCACAAAGAATCAGTAACCACATCGTGTAGAGCTAGGAGAGACTGGAGACAAGCTAGGACAAGGTCCAAGCCGCCTAATTACCCCGCAGGCGAACTTGAAGAAGACCCCGAGCGGCGGCAGGATGATGgcgaggatgatgtcgatgcagtTCGCCGTGCCCTCGTCCGACATCTTCTTCTCTCTCCAAGGAGATGAAACAGCAAGGAGGGAAGGGATGTGTCGCTAGCGgtgatggtgtgatgctaatgccCTGAGTAGGAGGAGTGCGAGCAAGGCCACTTTATAAAGACGACGACGATGGCGAGGCGCCGACGGCGTTCCGGGTCACGTTACGTTGGATGGGATGGGATCGGATCCCAAGGTTCCCCCTGCCGGCCAGCCCCGCCCGCGTGTGCTTCGCTGTTGAGGCTCCAACGGCCACCCAGTCCTTCGGTCCGATTCTTAATCTTTCTGCGGTTTGCGCGCCGGCTTTTCTGCCTGGACAAACAAACGCGCTTCTTCTCCATCAGAGTTTCCGTTGCCTGCCGATCGATggtttttcttgcttaacaacattGAAGGTTACGAGGCTGCAGCAGAAGACAAAACCGCGCTCCTAACTATTATCCCGGCTAGCTACGAGTACATTTTGACTGCTAATTCGTGGATAGCACAAACGGTCACCTGTGTGTTccatcgtcagcgtcgtcgtgtcGACGAACCCGTGGTGCATGCCTCACCACCACTGTTTATTCAAGTGCCGTTTCCCCGCTGGCATCCGCTTCATTATTTCAGGCTTGATCCAGAGCTAGCCAAGTGGCATCACATCCACATCCACATCCACGGGTACCTAGCCGTTGCCTGCGGAAGTCCAATTCTTGCAACAATTCAGATTTCAGCAGCAAGTTAAAAGCTTTGTACACAGAGTCTACGGAGAATTATTTAGGAAATTCCAATTATTTACTCCGATGCAGGTTCCATCAAGACACATCGGATAGAATCTAGACGCAGAAGCAACTAGCTTGAGTCCAATAACATCTCGTCCGAACGCCATATTTCGTTGGGAAGTTTCCAACACCCTAATAATCATATCACCTTTATGATGAATAATATTATACAAATGAGAATAATGTTCATGGAGCCACAACCTTATCTCCGAGCCATTAGTAAGTGAGAATGAACCATATGGGAAGAAGAATTTCTTCGTTGCCATAAGACCTAGCCCATAAGTGCGAGTCATCCGGTTTCCACAAAACCTGAGACAACTCCCGTGAGCAAACGTATTTTCTCTTTAGGAGAGTTTACCACATCTCATTTTCGGTAAGAAGCTTGAAATTCCATTTAACTAGGAGAGCTCTATTCTTCACCTCAAGATCATGAACACTAAGTCCTAGTTGATCTTTAGGGCAGCAAACCGCACTCCACTTAGCCAtcgtttttttcttcttttttctcactatgaccttgccaaaagaatctttgGTCGAAAGTAATTCGAACGTTTTAAGACTACGTTCGGAAGATGGAAGAATGAT
This region of Lolium perenne isolate Kyuss_39 chromosome 2, Kyuss_2.0, whole genome shotgun sequence genomic DNA includes:
- the LOC127331983 gene encoding hydrophobic protein LTI6A, with the protein product MSDEGTANCIDIILAIILPPLGVFFKFACGIEFWICLLLTFFGYLPGIIYAVWVITR